The sequence TGTTTATTTAGTTCTAGAATTCGAAGGGCTTAATTTTAATAAGAGAAAATCAAAGAACGAGACTAGTATACCTGGTGCAATATAACCAAGAGTGCCTAATGTCTCGGTATGAGCCATGGACTTGCTTACAGCCAAAATTTTGGAGATGCCAAAATCACTAACATATGCCACCATTTCGTCATCCAAAAGAACGTTGGCTGGCTTTAGGTCACAATGTACTATGGGGGTGTGATGACCGTGATGTAGGTATTCAACTGCCAAAGCCACATCAAGCATTATGGTGACTCTTTGATGAAGGTTCAAGTGGTGATCTTCTTTGTACAACCAATTATCAAGACTTCCGTTGGACATATATTGCAGAACAAAGGCTCTTATGTATTCACTAGAACAAGTAGTAATCACCGGGACAAGATTTTTGTGCCGAACATTTCTCATCACTTCACATTCAGTATCAAACCTTTTGCATGCTTCCTCATTTTGTAAATCCAGAACCTTTATTGCCACCACAATTCCACTAGATAATGTGCCTTTGTACACAGAACCAGAACTTCCCACACCAATTAAATTTGATCCATCAAAATTATTTGTTGCTCGTTGAATCTCGAGATAAGAAACCAATTGATAAGTCCTGATCTCCGGTACCTTTTCCACATCTTTAGGCTTCCCTTTCTTCTTCTGTCGTTTCATTATCCAAATTGAAGCCAACAAGAATATTATAAAAGATGAAATAACCACCGGAGTAACGACTTTTAGCACAAGCTTCTTAGACCTTGATCGTTGTCCAGAATTAGTGATTGTGCAAGCAGAAACCCCCAGTACTTGCATTCCACATAGACCTTTGTTCCCTAGGAAAGATTGTGAAGTAGAATTTGCAAACACACCACCACTGGGTATTTCACCTTCTAAATCATTAAATGAAACATTGATACTTGCAAGGTGTGATAGGTTTTCCAATGACTTAGGAATACTACCAGACAAGGCATTTAAAGACAAATCCAGGAATACCAAGCTTATCAGGCTCGAAAAGGATAATGGAATTAAGCCCAAAAAGGAGTTGTTTGATAGGGAAAGATACAGCATGTTCTCGAGGTCCCCTATTCTACTTGGTATCATGCCTGAAAAGTGGTTGCCAGAAAGATCTATTGCTACAATGGCCTTCAGTTCTCCAATATCTGGTGGAACTTCTCCTTGTATGGAACTTCGTGACATGTTTAGTGTGAGAAGACTACTCATTTTCCAAAGGCTCAAAGGAAGCTTTGATAAAAAATTGTTAGACGCCAAATCAAGCTGTTGTAGCATGCTAAGATTTCCTATGCATTCTGGAATCACCCCAGATAGCTCATTTTCAGGCAAATGTAATACAACCAAATTAGATAAATCACATACTACATCTAGAATACGCCCCTGTAATTTATTGTTACTTAAAAATAGCCCTTGGAGTTTTTTAAGCCTACCAACCTCATAAGGAATACTTCCAATCAAGTTGTTGTCTTGAAAGTTTAGTTTCGTTAGTCCGCTCATGTTGCCTATACCTTTGGGGATGAGACCATTGATGTGTGCATCTGCTATATGAAATATTTCAATAGTAGACGAAAGATTCCCAATAGTACTGGGCAGAATGCCATTCAACAGATTGGAACCCACTGCTAGAGATCGCAACATCCTACAGTACACCAATGAATTTAAGAATTGTAGCTCATATTCACTTGGTTCATTGTTAAGTTGATTACCAAATAGGAATAATCCTCGCAGCTCACGAAGATTCCCCAAATTTGTAGGAATAGTGCCGGTGAGAAGGTTCATATCTAGCGCCAGTGCGTTAAGCTTGGAAGCATTTGTGATATACGGAGGAATTTCCCCTTCAAGCTGATTGTATGACAAGTAAATTCCTCTAAGGTTTGGAAGACGACGACCTGTAGTGGCTGGAATTCTTCCCGAGAGGTTGTTGAAACTGAAACCAACGAGTTCCAAAGAAGATATATTGAAAATAGCATCTGGAATTTGACCAATAAGATTATGATTTAGATCAAAGCTTAATTGCCTCAAATTGGATAGCTTCCCTAATTCTGGAGGAATTGGCCCCTGTAGACTATTGTTCATACCATTAAGATTTTGCAGAGTCGAAATATTGCCCAATGATGCAGGAATAGTCCCACTTGTTGGATTATAACCAATATAGAACTCCTCGAGATTGGCTAAACAACCAATATTTCTGGGTATTTCTCCATTTATGTTGTTGAAAGATATGGACAAAATTTTCAGCTCTGCAAGTTGGCAAATGTTGGAAGGAATGCGACCAGAAATTTGGTTGTAAGATACACCTAAAAACTCTAGATTTGACAAAATCTTCCCTTCATCAAGCAAGAGAGGACCAGAAAGGCTATTTCTTGCTAGAGATATGATAATTAATGAGGAGATATTAAACAGTGCTGCAGGAATGGAACCTGTTAATTGATTATCAAACAAGGATAACACTGCAAGCTGGCTCAGATTACCAATCTCCTTTGGAATGTTGCCGTTGATTCCATTCCCAGACAAACTTAAGTTCATCAATTTTGTAGAATTTCCAATAGAAGGAGGAATTATACCTATGAAGCTATTGTTCCAGAGATTTAAGACTCTGAGTTCTGGTACATACCATGGCCCCTTCCACATTTCACCACTGAGTTTATTTAAAGCCAatgatattgtttgaacttttTGGTGTTGAAATAGACTTGTTGGAATACTTCCTTGGAGTTGATTGTCTTGAATATCAATCACTCGCAAGCGAGGCAAGTGGCCAATGTCATAAGGTATGCTGCCATGGAAGAAGTTGTTCCTAAGATTGAGCTCTCTGAGAAACGACAAATTGGCCAAAGATGGGGAAATTGTGCCTTGAAGTTGCAAATTAGGAAGAGTCAAGGCCACAACTCTTTGCCTTTTTGAACTGCAAGTGACACCAAACCAAGAGCAAAAAGAAGTATTCTTGGTCCAGTTCTTGGCCAGAAAAGGACTAGGACTTGTAACAAGACTTTGGAAAGCTAGCAGAGCTTGTTGGTCTGTTTCATTTGAGGAAGCAGCCGATATAAAAATGGAGTAATATTGACATAGAAAGAGAAGAATCAATAAGAAAATGTGCTTCTCCATGCAGTTAATATGCACTTGTAAACTGGCTGCTTTAAAAGGATTTGGAAACTTGATTTGTGTAGTTGCCCAATTTACTCCATTTATATATGCTCTTTCATATGGTTTAGACTTCAGAACTAAGTGAACAGGAGCCTATTGTTTTCTAGTGAAGCTTAGATATCACCAATTTTTCCCTGACCACAACCTAAACAATAGCATGCATTATCTATTGCAGAATCTTAATAAACCAGCagataaaaagaaaattcaaatttcCTTTttgaaacaacaataacaaacccggtgcaatcccacaagtggggtctggggagggtaatatgtacgcagaccttcgGCTCACAAAAAAAAAACCATAGCACCAAGCGGtaacaacaacaagatagtaagaaATCGAAACGAAAAGAACAAAAGGGTTTGCTGCCTTTGTTCTTTTTCGTTTTCGACGGCTTGAATTGATTCTTGAATTGTTGCAAGTCTTCCGACGATATCCATTTCAGTGTTGTTGGAATAAGTGTTACTGAAAGTATTTCTTTTTGACTTCTACGTCTCTCTTTGAAAATATACTAACACTAATACTCTCGACTACCTACTAGCAATTTTTgaaacaataaaaagaaaaactataCTAGGTTTCTCTCTCACTTCTTCTTGGTGGATTTTCGCCTTCTCCTCAATTAAATGTATTCTAATTAGATAAGTGGATGTAAAAATAATACTCCTACTAATTTCAAACCATATTGCTTTTAAAATTTCTTTAAGAAGCTTTTCTGAATCAAATTCAATTCCATGTCATAGTAATCATGctgagggtgtggaggtcgaggattagggtagatgATTAGTAAGTAGTTGAGAGTTTCCCCCTTTCTTACCAGTAGTACTAGTAACACGCATGTACTTTCCCATTTCTCAGATTTATATTACATCATGTTGTTTAGTTTGTTTCAGTTATTGTATATTCCTGTTCTTACTattttggtactacttattctttattcccctcttcttcttattcttcttctcctccctgaaccgagggtctattggaaacaatctctctaccttTACTAGGTAGggttaaggtctgcgtacacactaccctatccagaccccacatgtgggaatatactgggtatgttgttgttgttgttatcataGCAATCACGCTGAAAATTCTCAACTTCTAGACTTGACAGATTCCACAAGTATCTTGGCATTAACTTCACAGAGCAATTGCCATTCTATTGCCCAAATCTTCACGGCAACTGCAAGAATTCAAACATATGTGTGGCTAAATAAAAGCTTCTTTTTTCAACAGATAATGTCACAGAAATTGGAATGAGAGAATGTTTAATATATCGAGAACACTTAATTACTTTCTTCTAAATAATTTTGTTCTATTCAGGAAAAACTTATCCaaaattttcccctttttatgtGGTGTATAATATACACATTATTGCAATGTCATCTCATTGAGGAATACATTGGCCAACTTTAAAAAGACAAGAAGACAAGTGAATTGCGGAAGCTAAAGGGAAATAAAGATGAGGAAATTGATTGACATACAAATCAAATTAAAGCACGAGGATTAGGGTCCACTTGCCTTGATAGTTTGACACAACTTGCAATTTTTTCcataaattaaagaagaaaagtcAATAGAGGATCCGAACTCTATCCTTCTGCGCCACTCTTCGAGCTGCGAACAATGCCGATGCTTTTCCACTCATCGCTCTgctctgctctctctctctctctctctagccTCTCTCGCCTCAATCTATGAGCTGAGTTCTCCATTTTCTGTTCTCAGTCGCTAATCCCTTACGATTTGTAAAATTTATGTGTAGAAGTCGCCTTCATATAGGTCGCATTTACCGATGCGACTTATAATTTGTATTTCGAACGAGTTATAGTAATTGCACTTTATAAGTCACATTTTACTATTACGGTATATAACAACTTGTTTGTATGATTGTTACccattatattgtattgtattattacTTTATATaagatatttattttgattgttatttaaattttataatcTTGTATCGTTAAATctgtgtcactttatgtaacgatcgATTTGGTGCGGTCGTGTTGTTACCTTAtctttttctctcaattttaccttttattattattaaataattttattttatcatttaccctactttTTTATATAACTAGTATCTGTACCCGCGCGTTGCGCGGAgaatattaaatataatttttataagaaaatattgcTTGAAAAATATAGTAGACATAAAGGAGTTTGCAAATACTATTATTTTATGAACAGGTAAATCCACTGGATATTCATACAGTCAAGTcgtaaaaaaatatatgtatccATTGAAAAATAGCTAGTGAGGAAAGCATTCATAAGAAAGTACTATCTTGGATAATTTGGCCACTCTCACAAATTTATTAGTACCATTTGAAAAGGCTATTTTTACTACATCATATGTTAGTACAAATTAATAAAGTTCCTCTTAAAGGCACAAAACAAAATCTCCTTCGATCCAGTTCCAACTGTCAAGCATTGATGCACTAGACGTTCGAATATCAGCCACTAAAAATAGAATAAGCTCTTCGTTAAGAAATTCAGTGTGTAAAATGTACTTTTCTTTCTAGTCTAGATGGATATGAGGCTGTAaagtataaaaaataaagaatgatGAGTCAAATTAGGAATATTTGCATGTATgctaatcaaaataaaataaaaatattaatggTCCCAACCTCAAGTTTGTCTAAGTCAATTCTTTATTGCTTATATCCTCTTCTGACCGAAAGCAGGTTCTATGGATTCTCCATCTTACCGTGTTTCTAAAGGTCTTGAAAGTACTCATTTCCTTATTTTGAAGTACTTGTTCCCGACTCTTATCAAAGCAATAAAGAGAATAATAAGTAGAAAACCAAGTATGATGGTTTTATAAAATATTTGGTGTAAAATCTTGTAGTACTTAATGGACCAACCACTTTAATTGGCACCCAAACTCTATCTTCATGACTCATATCAGACATGGTATAATATAACAGTATCTTCACACTTGTGTAATTAGCATCAAAACGCCTTATAGTGACTGATCAAGCCATGAAATAATTATTTAGCTATAGAAGATACATATTATAAATAGGGATTTGAacttaaagataaaaatatgtCCTCAGGTgaattaaattgataaattttgtatgcatAATAGAAATAATACAATCAAACATAGCTGAGAAGAAGACTTCAGTCTAATCCAATCTGTTAGAAGTAGTTATTTAAAATCGGAGCTAAACACTTTCTCATCTATAGCAAAAATTTATCTTTTgatttaaattcaaaattttcttatgtttttCCATTTCTAATTTATATTAGAgtttttataaattttcttttgttattctactTCAACGTTATATTAAAAATTTTACTAACTTTGTCCTAAGGTTTAAAAGTATTTTATAATGCACGAAAATTCTCTTGAATatgaatttaaagagaaaagtaaaattatAGATTCATaatctacaaaaaaaaaaaaaaagaatttattgaGTAACCAATATACCCCATGTTTAGTTAAACTTAAAGCGTCTATATTGAACATTTTACAAAATAAATTATTGTACCTTTTTAGATTGTGATTTAACATTTATATTGTGACGTACTCGTATATatggtaaaaaatatttttcttagttttctttaattcgttATTCTTTCTTTATACTAAGGAATCACTCAACTAACCAGTATTGTGAAGGAATGCAGAAACACATTTTGTTGGTATCAGATAAATCATGACTAACAAAAAAAGGTGTCAAAATAAAGGACTCTCAGAATCAGTAGAAAATATTCCATACATGAATATAGTTCAAGGAAAATCAAGAAATCATAAGCTaatcaagcaaagaaaaataaacgtacataaaatatttatttatgttgAAACCGATATTTAAAACCTataaacacaaaataaaatatcttGCTTAGATGGGCAAGTTAATCAACAAAGAAAACATATAGTTTTCAAGCCTTCCATCAGCTTTCTTTCAAGAAATCATAAGCTAatcaagcaaaaaaaaaaaaacgtacATCAAATATTTATTTATGCTGAAACCGATATTTAAAACCTataaacacaaaataaaatatcttGGTTAGATGGGCAAGTAATCTACAAAGAAAACATATAGTTTTCAAGCCTTCCATCAGCTTTCTTCCCTCCCATGGAAAACAAACGCCATCATTCCATAGAAAATTTAGAAAGAAGATTTTTAAGAACCTATATAACAAAATTCTTAGAAAACTTaactattaaataaaaaaaaaaactaccacAACTGCTCAATAATCATCTGGCATATTATTAAGTTAAAACTTAACCATTTATAGGCATAACTGTAAATACTATAAAAtttaatttacctttcaaaaatatttcatgAGTATAAAATtggaataaagaagaagaaatagaggACAACAGAAAAGAAGAAAGTAAAAAGAGAAGGAACACCAACAAAAAAAGGACATAAAAATGATAGAATTCTTCAATGacaaaatattatttacaatTCTATATTTGGATACTCAATCTCCTTCTTATAACCATGACCaaacaaaagaagaagataaGCAGGGGAAAAAAAGGGATTAGAgaaatgaaaatcataaaaaaaatgtaCAAAATTTATAAAGATTCTTACCAGCGCAAATCATTAATTTTACTTGTTTTTTGCTCCAAATTCTTTTCTAACCACGACCTGCTATACAAACCACTCCTTGTCCTAAATACAAATGTAAAATCTTAAGATTTTGGATTAAGCAACCAATCATTAACCAAGTTACAGTTTAATTTTTGTGTGTGTTCATTTAGTAGTCTCCAAAGTAGTTTAGCGAATGGAACAAAACTAACATTTATACTTTCCAAAGCAATTGTTTTAGTTACTATAACACGAAATAAAAGCAAAAATTACAAGTAATGGGAAATTAGAAGTGCATGCGAAAGAACAATTATACTGCAAAAATTGGAAGATATAATTATAGAAACCTCACGatgaaaaagtgaaaaaagaaagATTTCCACATTCAGATCATCTTCATTGGTAAACTTCTTTTCCTTCGTTGATTTTTTCTCTACCTTGAGTGCCAATGTGATTGAAACTTGAGGCATTTGGAATTAAAAACATATGCTTTTGGTTGAAACGGCAAGTGAAAACATGAAGGCTTTGGCTTGAAATAGTACTTCAAGAGATTGTAACTGTTGCCTTGTCTATCTCTTTATTATTAGGAATTGTAACCGTAATTAAAGTAAACATGTAAAGATTTTGACTTGAAACAGTAGTTCAAGAAAATTGTAATTGTTGTCTTGTCCATCTTCTTATTACTAGGAGTTGTAACTATAATAATTAAACGTAAACTTTAAGATAATTGATTGATTATTCTTAACTAAAAATAATCTAATTTCCAATTCtaatgaataaataaaataactgcCCAACATGGGAGGCAGTATCCATTGTGAATAATTTGTTCCCCACGTTTGAAACCACGATCAAATCgtggagttttttttttttttttttttttgctttattactatttttatgtaAAACGTTTTGCGATGAATTTTTAggtttataataataataaattaaataaaaaactaaTGAAAAATGTGGGAGTTTGGAATtggaataattaatttttttagttttcagTTTTAAAAAGTACTTTCCAAAAAACGTAGGACTCCATGATGTTAATAACTGAATTGGTTAATATTAAAtttgtaatttttctattttaaaattttttgaatCTCCAAAAGTATTGGAGTTTTGTCCTAAAATATGACATGTGTTGATATTTCATTTTGACACTTggcataatttttctttataatattgcaagtttattcttcatattgctggcgtgatatcatgaaacgatggcaaacaacacaatttatccaaacattgtatttatcaaacgatacagtacaatacaatacaatacgatacaatacattataaaacgatacGTAACAACCATTCAAACAAGCTGTAAGTCTCATTTAAGTCGTATTCTAAATAACAATTTATGAGTCACATTACTCAAAAGTGATATATTAGTCACATTCCTCAAATGTATTATATAAACTAGGTAATTTATCCGCGCTTCGCGCGGTTATAAATGATCTCATTAAACTACAAATTATCCTTTTTTAATATCCAGTTCTTGAAAATTTCGAAAAGTAAATATACTAAGAATATCTCGAGAGCCTCTAAATTCTAATGAATAGTTGAAAAGGCCTTATCGATTTTGTCTTTTACATATTTCCCGATCGTAATGATTTAATTGCCTTCTCAATAATAATTGATCatttatgaaataattaataATCGGTTCTTCTTACTTTTGTGTACATGAAAAGTATAGAATTCGATTTTATGGTGTATGTCGTTCTCAACCACTTCATGATATGAAGGTTTGTAAAATTCGTCATTGAATAAGATTAATGGTGAGAGTAAATAATCTAAACCCGTTAATAAACAACAAAAAAATCTTTACTAAAAACTAAGTCAGCGATAATTTAGATTCAGAATTGCTTGGCACGTTATTCTTCTGTTAATCGTCACCCTTCAGGGTTTTTTAACCCTTTAGGTCATCCTCGGAATGATAGCATTAATTCTAGTGGAagaatgcaaaaagaaaaattaggaaATACCAGATTTAAAGAATATTTAGCAACTTCTTTTCCTGGATTGAAAAGAAAATCAATTCAAAATAGCatagaaattaaaatttaaagttaataTTCAGAATTTAGGCCTTTGATCAGTTGTTCCAAAACAATTACATCACTTCCATTGCCAGACTCTATTAGACCCTAACTCCAAAGACATGTAGATTATAAAAAGAAATGATGCCAATGGTTTCGATAGAGGTTGTATTCTGAAACCTCTCCTTGAGACTCTTTCGTCGGTATTTGGCACAATTAAATGATCCTTGCAGGCTTTGTAAATCACCGCAACAGGAAACACGATGTAAGGAAACATACAAAGTTTTCAAGAAGACCTACATAAATATGTAAGAGGAGGATAAAATAATGTCTACCAAGTGAAACACAAAATAATGGGtaacaaattaaata is a genomic window of Nicotiana tabacum cultivar K326 chromosome 16, ASM71507v2, whole genome shotgun sequence containing:
- the LOC107794652 gene encoding uncharacterized protein LOC107794652, coding for MEKHIFLLILLFLCQYYSIFISAASSNETDQQALLAFQSLVTSPSPFLAKNWTKNTSFCSWFGVTCSSKRQRVVALTLPNLQLQGTISPSLANLSFLRELNLRNNFFHGSIPYDIGHLPRLRVIDIQDNQLQGSIPTSLFQHQKVQTISLALNKLSGEMWKGPWYVPELRVLNLWNNSFIGIIPPSIGNSTKLMNLSLSGNGINGNIPKEIGNLSQLAVLSLFDNQLTGSIPAALFNISSLIIISLARNSLSGPLLLDEGKILSNLEFLGVSYNQISGRIPSNICQLAELKILSISFNNINGEIPRNIGCLANLEEFYIGYNPTSGTIPASLGNISTLQNLNGMNNSLQGPIPPELGKLSNLRQLSFDLNHNLIGQIPDAIFNISSLELVGFSFNNLSGRIPATTGRRLPNLRGIYLSYNQLEGEIPPYITNASKLNALALDMNLLTGTIPTNLGNLRELRGLFLFGNQLNNEPSEYELQFLNSLVYCRMLRSLAVGSNLLNGILPSTIGNLSSTIEIFHIADAHINGLIPKGIGNMSGLTKLNFQDNNLIGSIPYEVGRLKKLQGLFLSNNKLQGRILDVVCDLSNLVVLHLPENELSGVIPECIGNLSMLQQLDLASNNFLSKLPLSLWKMSSLLTLNMSRSSIQGEVPPDIGELKAIVAIDLSGNHFSGMIPSRIGDLENMLYLSLSNNSFLGLIPLSFSSLISLVFLDLSLNALSGSIPKSLENLSHLASINVSFNDLEGEIPSGGVFANSTSQSFLGNKGLCGMQVLGVSACTITNSGQRSRSKKLVLKVVTPVVISSFIIFLLASIWIMKRQKKKGKPKDVEKVPEIRTYQLVSYLEIQRATNNFDGSNLIGVGSSGSVYKGTLSSGIVVAIKVLDLQNEEACKRFDTECEVMRNVRHKNLVPVITTCSSEYIRAFVLQYMSNGSLDNWLYKEDHHLNLHQRVTIMLDVALAVEYLHHGHHTPIVHCDLKPANVLLDDEMVAYVSDFGISKILAVSKSMAHTETLGTLGYIAPEYGSEGIVSTSGDVYSYGIMLMEVLAKRRPTDEEVFNENLGLREWIKRAFSGTMMEAVDANLFLEEEQVNSKSEICIASMIQLALDCTNERPESRIAMKDVVKRLHKIKNTFLAT